cacatggctttcatatgataactattgagattggcggcattatcagtgacaATAGACTCGAGGACTCCAAATtagcaaacaatacgatctttgataaagtctgcgatgactttcttggttacagctttgtaggatgcaacctctacccattttgtaaaatagtcaatggctactagaatgaacctgtgcccgtttgaagtagTGTGCTCGataggaccgatgacatccattgaCCAGGcgacgaatggccaaggtgagcttgtgtcattgagctcatttggcgacaattttatcatatcggcatgcacttgacattggtagcatttgcaGACATAACAAACGTaatctgtctccatagtcatccaaaagtaaccggccctaagtagCTTCTTGGCCAAgataaaaccattcatatgcgggtcACAGGTCCCaccatgtatctcctcaagtagcttagaaacctcttttgcatcgacacatcttagcaatcccaaatcaggagttcttttgtacaagtttcctccgctgtggaagaagtgattggacaatctccggagtgtgcattttttagtgttgtttgcatgctccggatattctccttttgccaaatactctttggtgtcatggaaccaaggttttccattcGTTTCTTCTTCAACGTGGGCACAATATGCCGGTTTATTATGAATTttcactgggatgggatcaataaaattcttgtccagatgttgtatcatagatgacaaggtggccaatgcatcaacaaactcattctgaactctgggcACATGCCGAAACtccatcttcgtgaacctctttctcaattcctgtacatggtgtagatatgacaatatcttggaattcttggtagcccactctccttgtacctggtgcacaagcaaatctgaatcacctaATACCAACAGCTCTtaaatattcatgtcgattgccatgttgagccctagtatgcaggcttcatactctgccatgttgttagtgcagGGAAatatgagtttagcagatacAAGATAATGTTGGCCTATTTTTGATACCAAAACCTCTCCAATGCCCActcttttgaaatttgcagctctatcgaagaacattctccaatcatcgtatgcttcggtaatgtcctctcTTACGAATGACacctctttatcaggaaaatatattttcaagggttcatattctcctcccataggattttcagcaagatggtctgccaatgcttgtcctttgaccgccttttgagttacgtagacgatatcaaactcacttaacagtatttgccacttggctaactttctagtcagcatgggtttctgaaatatgtacttcaggggatccatcctggatatgaggtacgtggtataggcatagaagtaatgcctcaatttctgggccgTCCAGGTCAAAGTACAGCAGGTGCAttccagcagagagtatcgtgcttcataaggtgtgaatttcttacttaagtagtatatggcttgctcctttatCCCTTTCTCGTCATGTGTCCCAGAACACATTCGATGGATCCagccaatacagatagatagagtagcaaaggtcgtcctggctctggcgggaccaagactggtggcgtagacatgtactccttgattttgtcgaaagctttctaacaatcctcggtccaacttgtttcggcatctttcctcagcatcttgaagatgagttcacatatgactatggtctgtgctatgaagcgactgatatagttgagacgtcctaagaATCTCATCACGTCTTTTTTGCTCCTAggcggtggtaactcctgaatagctttaaCTTTAGACgggtccagctcgatccctcgacgattGACAATGAAAcccagtaactttcctgcaggaatcctgaatgcacactttgcggggttcagtttcaagttgtacctccttaacctgtcaaagaactttctcaagtttgCTATGTGATCcgtggccctcttggatttgataatgacttcgtccacatatacctctatttctttgtgtatcatatcatggaagatggttgtcatggccctcatgtaagtagccccaacattatttagaccaaatggcatcatcttgtagtaaTATACTCCCCATGGTGTGataaaagctattttctctgcgtcttcttcatccatctagatctggtgataacctgcgaagcaatctacaaaggattggagttcacgcttggcgcaattgtcaatcaggatgtgtatatttggcactGGAAAGTcgtccttaggacttgctctgtttaagtctcgatagtcaacacatacactgactttctcatctttctttgaaactggaacaatgttggctaaccaggttggatattcaaccaccttgaggactttggctttgatctgcttagtaacttcctctttgattgtCAGGCttatatctggtttgaattttttgagtttctgcttcaccgacGAACAtatgggattggtaggcaacttgtgatcCACtgtggacgtgctcaaaccggtcatgtcatcatatgaacatgtgaaaatgtcctcatactcctatAAGAAATGAATGTACTCCTCTTTCTCTGTCGGTAATAAGTGAAtgttgatgcgagtctccttgacggtctcgacgttccccaaatttactgcttcggtttcgtccaggttggatttaggcttattctcaaagttttcaacctccctgacaactttctcaggtatttcatcttcttcatccgaatcactatcctcatattgtgttgcctcattacatgtcataatcactggttcatcaggaaaagtaataataatgctgtagaaagaaaaagtgtggaagataataatgaataaataAGAGAAATGCATTTAATTAAAACTGAAACATCAAAACAAGTACGACTCGATGaattgagcatttattttgaaacaagtaagtctttaaaacaaaattactgaaaattttAGATGCCTaaaatggctatagaaataaaatctgccaagctacccagggactcgacaGGGACGGGATGGCGTTGCAGTCTAGATCctaagaacaactcccttctctaTTGTCTAAATaatgaggccttcttccacctcCTCTCTaattattgcactgcaatccATGTCCCCATCCTCCAGGAATAGATTCCTCAGCCCATCTAATGCTTCTTCTTTTGCAGTTCCTCATATTgtgtcagcttggtgaaaagtttgacccaaatgtggcactggttgctcgagagtgTAATAAGGTCCACACCATGGAggcaaccaatcatcatactcctaccatgtatactggtatccgagcccgaaAGTAGTACCATGACATTTTaactgtattggtttggtaataCACTAGAGATTCTTtccaagccctttgccgggttcatatccagaccatgccagtatgctttctattttaatACTCCACCATTGATCTTTCTCAACGACATTGACACGTTCGATGtaatgataggtttcccctcctagccttgtTTTGTTCCtaataaccgggatggtttgattggtgtaaatggggttactacTGTCTTCATGAATGATCACCTGAGTGCCAGGAgcctgggtgtagtggtggtcattggttgagttttgaggatcgagaatgggttgtggtgtattCTGAGGAGTGTGATAAGCAGCAGTTGGTGGATACTtgattggttgatggtggtgttaTGGCGGAGTTGGTATCAGTTAGGGATTGTGATTTTGAGGTGGGTTGCATATTGATACGGTGCAGGAGGGGTTTGTGGATGTTGGTTcagtgtattttggggaggtgctgggtttttggtgttttgttggttgacatcggggacattcagggtgagggataggtttgccaagttgcggacctgctcaagttctccgtGTAGCTCTAATATATTTTGTTCCAACCTCAAAACTAAATCActtggtgccggagtactccgactgTCTAAAGTTTCTGCATTTTCCACATTCtcttttcgaataccacttaattCTTCCATTTTAGCTTTCCATTTGCTCTTTGTATTACTTAGAGGAGGAGAAGGTAGAGGatctctagatctggtgtgatacgctgatgatgccagtatgtgcaaaccaaccttaggggatgggaataaagaataaagaaaaacaaaaggtaaacaagtcagtattggttctgaaatgtttgcagtattaaaacacatattgcggaaatgtaaattcgcgtcctaatttggatgcctcgttgtgcccgagatAGACCTAATGACAAATAAATTTAgagaaattcagtgccaataattgcctcattttattaatgtaaaagtaaacgaccccaaacgacactaaataagataatgttgctaatggcacttggccttattacatttaaaaggaaagcaagtaaatctaatctactttgtcccagaaggaccctctccagactggatgttgttgtcgatcaactctcccagCTCGCGCAGGTTCAGCAGTAGGAATTCTCTTGCCAAATGCCCTCTTTCATTTCGTTCAGCATTCTGGAAGTCAGTGACCCTCTTCCTTatcttcccttccaattccattaaactgtactccagatattacAGGCTCTCACAGGATTTAACAGCTGtttctttccactcgttaatcatTTCCATATAAGCCTTATGCTGCGtcatatgctcagcttcagattctcgaactcttttgcgcagcttgttgtacttcacctaTGCTTTGGCAAAATCATCTATGAACTTGTTTCCTTGACCAACCCTTAGCTTAAAGACTCCTGATAGATTATCATCCAAACATGAGGGGTAAAAGTATGAATGGCCCGCATGATATCGAtccggctcgatggtatccttctccacaataatcttcaaagtccacatatgttgtgcttcattcttatatgggatggcgtcacCTGGAAATCAACTATGAAGTGACTTATTTTAGCAACCCGTGGTATGACCTGTCTCCTGcctgcttgtctcataaccctgaggggagcataagggtatatccctctcaactcAATCAACACCAAATGTGGGACGTCTCTAGATATTATGATGAACTCGTCagtggggaaccactcgaacatccactgaaccTGGTCCTCAGTCAACTTGTAGAAAAATTGcacccatcctacaacatccttaggttgagcaaacatgtccgGAATGTAAGTTAttctcttagggtgatggaaggttATGTAGTCATTCCACGGCCTTCATGAAAGATCTTTGCGGTATTGACCCCTTTGAAGATGTTCTAACAGCCAGACTTGTAACAGCAAATTACATCCCTCAAAGAATCTGGATCCCTTCTGACAGCATTCCAAAACCCGGTACATAtccgcaatgatcatagggacaatagtatatgtctgcccctcgatcccgtccatcagatttttggccaccatggccagcctagtatggattctatccccttggattgggaataccagcatgcccaagaagcacacaatgaacacgaagaccctacgatgaacccAGCCCAGGGAGGTGATTgagaattcatcatcaaaaatgagataagagctactgtgaccgtatctttcatagaggaagtcaaaagGTACGTAATAGTTTTTTAGGCAttccaaatcatcatttttcttcaaccccatcatcttaaggaaccctctggtggtgcgattttcaggtgccaatagaccagggctatcccatggcagcccagcaaatcctcctatttcttctaggacgggagtcatttctatgtccccAAAGTGACACACAGCCCTTTCCTTATCCCAAAGCAGAGTGGTGGCCTCGATCAGCATTTTGTTTGGTTGAAGATCCAGTTGTGACGGCAAATTCCCTAAGACTCTTTTCatatgattttggtcacttgagggaaggtccctccaccaatctatcaAAAGTGGAGGAATGCTActgaccataccgaatctggggacttcatgcctcattttctgcaaaataagagatagttaggccctttccccctccaggttcgtctatttatattgtaatgattagcatattggcacttatttctccaaattaatgtacACAATCATGATTATGTCCGTTGGGAttgtggaaaacccgatggacttttggacgaagcttgtcttaaagagttattatgtggataacatattaacccggctaggtttgactatGATAAATGAACAATTAAGtagttaaatccaaataaagggGAAAGGGTACACGGGATAAAGCATTattagactaattcacaaaaataagtttgttatggtaagaacctaaaatatccccagaagagtcgccatgctgtcgcgcccccttttttctcgtggagtccgggtttcaacattcatgggggaatgacTCGTTTCCTTtttggaattgggtatttgaagagttgccaccaaACGGATTagggtgcgttagggcacctagagtgattaactcttacaactagtttgcattaccagaggttagggtaaaggctcaaaataaccttgaggtgaaggtgttaggcacccctcgcggtccacagcggtgggtcctggccgaacataaaatatgtgaattagtcatttttaACAAGTAAACAGTCTTAACACATATTTACAAATAAAGGTAGTTTTCACTGTCTAAATACATATATAATCAAGGAAATTTAGATAATGAAGGTAAAAGAGGTTTGGACAACTTAAACACTCATATAtgtaaagaaaaaagaagtttagataatttaaacacatatatGAATtaggaaagggaagtcctaagttgattagcctactggatcaatctgtgcaatgcccgataatcctcctcaactagaggggctacacgtgacattagcgcgcaggtcatcatatccttttactgcCTGTTACCCTCCCATTAATGGATATATAAGCGAGTTTGATTAACGACCTCTAAGCGGgatgctacccgtcccttccttgtggtcctagAGGAgcttaggacctctaaatctgggcagttctaAACAAACTTAAGGTATTTAAAAAGCAAAAATCTAGGCAACAAACAAAAATCATGTAGGACACGCAATAGGGAAAAAGTGTAGGGAAAGGTTCAGTTTCGAAGAGAGCAAGTTTAGTAGGCAGCCAATCAATCATAGAAGGTTCAGTTTCACAGGCACTTTAGCAAACAGGTTTGCGCACATGGGAAAGGGAATTGGGAACATATAGGAGTCCCATTTAGGGTGCATGTATAAGGTGTAGGGAAGCATGTAGACAACAATGTGCATAGAACACTTAGGAGCTTCATAGCCCTACAGATTAACCAGGATAGTAGGCAATTAGGACGTGGCGAAAAAATGTAGAAGACTGAATTAGACACATAAGTAGGATGATCACATAGTTGAGGGATTAAACATGAATTGCAAACATGCAAGCATCAGATAACAGGTTAGGTGTAGACATAATAATTATACATTTGAACAGGGCAGAatttaggcatgctagataaagcAGTAGATAGGCTAATATAgttagacatgctaatcacatattGAACAGAAAAGTGCTAAGCAAGACAGTGAACAAACACAAGAATGGAACTTATAATTGATGAACTTAAGGCAAtaatgaaacacatagggtttagatttaaaaaataataatcagGGACATACCAGTTAGGAAGAGAAAAACACAAAATGCAAAGCAGATGTTGagcaatatctagccttggcttacagccgtcTAGagcaatatctagccttggcttacagccgtcTAGACTAATACGTCTAGACTAATGAATACCATAAGTTGTAGAGAAGAATGGATAACTTTTAGAGTGTAAGAGTATTTTTTtgtgaactaatgttcgtgtccAGAAGTAAGAATAGAGGAGAGAATATATAGCAGTTTAGGAGCGGAGCagaataaggtaaaagaaatcaACACTCAGCAATTAGGGAAATTACAGGAACAATTACACACAAAATCAGCATAGTCTTCCTTTAATTGAGGACAACTACTTAATGGTTAAAGGACACGAGtcgtttaaggaaagaaatcaaatcaaACCTAAGTAAAGAGGTAAACAAATAggagtctaattaaggaaataaccgTAAAGAATTAGTAACATTACAGGCaattaaataaggtaagaagaatAATTAAAGTCGTAAACAAGGGAATAAATCAAGAATCAGAACATAAGTTTTAACCTAGCAAATCagtaaatcaaaattcaaaatagtAATGATTTAAAGAGGGGGAAAATATCAGTTTCCACAAATAGACAAGTAGGCTaaataaaatttcataaacaCACAGAAATTAGCCGAGAGATCTACTCAGAAAACCTAGTAGATATGAACTAGGGTAAAAGTCACAAGATACTGAATTAGACTAAGGTGAAATCATGGAAGTCAAAGCACAGAACGAAACAATGCAACGAGTGACACAGAAAAACCTAGAAACaaagcaaaagtataagaaaCTTGGGGCTTTAGCATAAATCGACTAGGGTACAAACAATCTTAATATGAATCAGTCAGTAACACTTAAAAACAATGATTAAACACTCAAAAATCAGAAAAACTTTGAGAAGGTGAGTTcagtaaaccctagttttagaaaaaatagagAATCAATTGAAAAACCATAAGACTTTCGTGAAAACATGTGAAATAGGTTCGATTCTCTCAGATTTGGACAGATCTGAGAAAGTCAAAtgataaaaattagggtttttggaaAGGCAACAGAGACGAGCATAGACTTAGGAAACCATGGATTTAAGAAGAAATTgagaaagatcttactcaaggTCGAGCCAAATAGCTTGAAACAGGCAAGAAAACCCAAAGGTGTAAAGCATACTTGCCCTGGTCCCTTGAGAATCGCCTCAAGGATCTAGGAGATGGAGATACCATAGCAAGTAGGAGGCAAATATAGGCCTGAGATGACAGAGAAACATCATAAAACGAAGGACTAAGCCGGTGATGGTGCCTGAAGATTAGGGTTTAGGTATAAAGCGTTTGAGAGAGAAGGGAACGGGTGACAGCAAGGTATGttggaaatgaattaggttaggagGGGGGTCgttaggttaattatggtaagaATAAAtacgggtcgttgatctcagagatcaacgtcTAGGATTTGGGGAGGTCTGGGTCAGATTTAGATTAATTGGGTCTGGGGTGTATTGGGTTAGCGGTTTGGGATGGTGTTTGGGTCCGAAAATTAGTAATTTCtaggggctagattttaaatacccaattaatttaataaaacaattttataaaataatttataaatgataaaaatatgatttgtacatgaaaatgatttaaaatacttACCTAATATTGTTAAAATATGAAAGTCATTTTCTGTATGGATGATATAATTGTGCATATATATACGCTATTgttgcaaaaatatgcaattctagcctaaaaatgcaaatgttattgtaaagaaaaaggcaattaaaatatttaaatattatttgggcataaatgatgaatttatatGATTAGATTATCATAAAAAAATATGAGGAATAATTATTGTATATTTGTTTAAATAAAAATgcggaaataaattgatttaaagccattaaaattatagaaaaattataaaaaatttgtgcatgtttgtaaacacgtgtacaatattttgaaagtatgtagGCATATTTAAATATATATGAAGGAAAAAGTGGGTATCAACAATCAGTAAAGATTAGGGAAAATGACGTGTAGCCcacccgaaatacacccgaggcccccagagCCCGTCTAAGCACACAAAAAAGTTCCATAACCTCACACGGACTCGCTCAAGGTctcaaaacacatcaaacaatgccgaaaATGCAAATCACGCCATGAAACGATCTATGAACTTCCGAATCTTCCAACTTCGAAAACTCGTGCCAAAACCAATCAAACCAACACAGAATGACGGGTCAAATTTTGCAGGAAAGTCCCAAATGATAAGacggagctgttccaactcttggaatcacattctgaccccgatatcacaaaagttaGCTATGGTCAAACTtatccattttccaaacttcaacttttccaattttcgctgaaatgcctcaaattaccctatggACTTCTAAATCCAAATCCAAACgcacacctaagtccaaaatcaccatgcGAAGATGTTGAGATCATCCAAAATCCATTCCGGagctgtttactcaaaagtcaaattctggtcaaattctcaccgcttaaTCTTCCAAACTagaatccttcttccaattcgactccGAATTATCcggtaactgaattcaaccatgcacgcaagtcgacaCATATAATATGAAGCTGTTCAATACCTTACGCCACTGAAcggagcttaaattctcaaaacaaccggttgAATCGTTACATCGTCCTCCTCTTAAAACAAACGTTcttcctcgaacgtgccaagatttTCCTCAAAGTTCTCAAATCACTGAATGCACACTTCCAACATACACCTGCGGTGACCCCACATCACCCCAATCCACATAAGCCTGACGACACCATTTCAACTGTAATTTAGCCTTTCTACCAATACCAATAAGCCTTAGAGTCAAAATTCTCACCTTCCATTCATTTCCAAAAGACCCGATTCTAAATCTATATCCAGTATCAATCTCAACTAGCTGCATCAACTCATGCCTACACCCATAGAGTACAACCACACAACATGACAAATCACACATAGGCCCACAATAACATTTCTGATCACAATATCTGCCCGAAATAAAATCCAGCACCGGCCATAGGCCTCGTATCCAATAGGAACCTGTTTCAAACCTCCACAACACTGACGATGATACAAGAACCACGAAAACCCCATAACTAAACACTCGaatcaacaagtcacaactaacaCCACCGGGCACACACCGTACAAGCTAAAACTCAAGAAGTACAAAACGAAAATGACTGAATATGTAAAGAGAAACACATAGGTGAATTACCAAAAAAGACCGATAGGCACAACTCTCTATCAATACTATTCTACAAAACAATATAACAAGGAAAGAATAAAAGCATATGAACAAATCACAAGGATCCCATCTTGATAGAACTTCCACCATGGTACACAGCCCGATTCAAACATATTAAATCGCATGAAATCATGAGGGTCCCACCCTCAACCCTGAATCACAAGTAGGGTATACATCAAACCAGCTGGAACCTCTCACTAGATCAATTTATTCAACAAAATTATAACACGTACTAGCTCCTACATTGATGGAGCATAAAACTTACAACTCGTAACCAAAAATACTCATAAATCACATCAATCCTACCATAATGGACAAAAGGAATTTATTACTAGTCTGATAACTCTCAATAATGAATaaaagaaatgatagacacgactACCACTCATAGAATCTCGTAACATGGAAAACACATAAAAAGAAATGCTAAGTCATGTACTCACCTATAGGTGGAGTACACAATAGGGAAACTCACCCCGATAAGTAGAACTGAAGCAACAATACGGATGGTGCTACTCTATAACAAACCAAAAGCATACCTGTAAGATATCATCTGGCGCAATAGCCTCAAGTCTACCATATGAAACACATCAATGGGCCGGGACTCCCCCTCTTGGGTGGCCTCTATTCACCTGAATACCTTAGTGTGACACATATGTCCGAAATCTGGGACAATCTCTCACCATGTGGCtagtatctccacactcaaagaaaCCCCTCTACTGACGTGGTTAtgggaactgtgcggtacgggtactttgagacccatgaacacccGAATCACTATGCGAAGCCCAAAGCACAAATTGAACTGGCTAACCCACAAACCTCTACCATGTCACACTCTGCCTCTAAAATAAAGACCAACAGATCTCTCTGGTCTACTAGGCCTCTTCACCtccctatactctctctcctCATCTCGTCTGTCCTCTCGCTCCCTGTCCCACATGCCTCTAACCGGCAAACGATCCCTACCACTTGCTAAAACAAAACATCTGACTCCAACTCCCAAGCCATGCTAAACCAAATATCATGCCTAAGCCCCTCAATAAGTCTACGAACGCGCTCTCTAACTGTAGCGACCAAGGCAGGTGTATGTCTGGCCAAATCACTAAATCTAACGACATACTCTGATACTAACATAGTGCCCTGGCGTAGCTACTCAAACTCCGGGTGCCATGCATCCCGAAAGGACTGAGGTACAAACTCTCTTAAAAACATCTCTGAAAACTAAA
This genomic stretch from Nicotiana sylvestris chromosome 9, ASM39365v2, whole genome shotgun sequence harbors:
- the LOC138877784 gene encoding uncharacterized protein, translating into MDEEDAEKIAFITPWGVYYYKMMPFGLNNVGATYMRAMTTIFHDMIHKEIEVYVDEVIIKSKRATDHIANLRKFFDRLRRYNLKLNPAKCAFRIPAGKLLGFIVNRRGIELDPSKVKAIQELPPPRSKKDVQGEWATKNSKILSYLHHVQELRKRFTKMEFRHVPRVQNEFVDALATLSSMIQHLDKNFIDPIPVKIHNKPAYCAHVEEETNGKPWFHDTKECVDAKEVSKLLEEIHGGTCDPHMNGFILAKKLLRAGYFWMTMETDYVCYVCKCYQCQVHADMIKLSPNELNDTSSPWPFVAWSMDVIGPIEHTTSNGHRFILVAIDYFTKWVEVASYKAVTKKVIADFIKDRIVC